The nucleotide window GCTCGGCCGCCGTTCGCATGTCCTTGTCGCCACGTCCACTCAGGTTCACCAGGATCGAATCGTGGTCGTCGGCGATCTCCCTCGTCAGCGCGAGCGCATGAGCGGTTTCGAGCGCCGGAATGATGCCCTCGGTCTCGCTCAGTTCGCGGAAGGCCGCGAGCGCGTCCTCGTCGGGGATCGCGCGATACTCGCAGCGCCCGACAGCGCGGAACATCGCGTGTTCGGGGCCGACACCGGGGTAGTCGAGCCCGGCGGAGATCGAGTGGACCTCCGTCTCGTCGTCGAGTATTCTCGTCTCCATCCCGTGGAGCGAGCCGTCGGTACCCGCCGCAAGCGGTGCGGCATGACGGGTCGAATCACCACCCTCGCCGCCACCTTCCGCGCCGTAGAACTGCACGGAATCATCGCGGAAGGCGTCGAACAGCCCCATCGCGTTCGATCCGCCGCCGACGCAGGCGACCGCCGCATCCGGCAGCTCGCCCGTTCGCTCGCGGAACTGGTCGCGCGCCTCGCGGCCGATGACCGACTGGAACTCCCGCACCAATCTGGGAAACGGATCCGGGCCGACGACCGATCCCACCAGATAGTGGGTGTCGTCGACGTTCGCGGCGAAATCCTCCAGGGCGGCGTCGACCGCGTCCGCGAGGCCGGCCCCGCCGCGCGTGACCTCGTTGACCTCCGCACCCATCAGCCGCATCCTGAAGACGTTCATCCGCTGGCGCGCGACATCCTTCTCGCCCATGTAGATCTCGGTATCCATGTCGAACAGCGCGCCGACCATCGCGGTCGCGGTGCCGTGCTGGCCCGCACCGGTCTCGGCGATCAATCGAGATTTGCCCGCCCGCTCGGCGAGCAGCGCCTGACCGACGGCGTTGTTGATCTTGTGCGCACCGCCGTGCAGAAGGTCCTCGCGCTTGAGATAGATCTCGGCCCCGTAGCGCTCCGAGAGGCGCTCGGCGTGGAAGAGTGGCGTCGGTCGCCCCGCGAACTGTTCGAGGATCGCGCGGAACTCCGCGCGAAAGTCGTCGGTCGTGGCGATCCCGTCGAACGTGTCGGCGAGCTCCTGGAGCGGCTCCACGAGCGGGTCGGGCACGTGCCGGCCCCCATAGCCCTCGAATTCGCCGGCGTGCTCCGCGTCATCGTTGCTCATCGTATCTCGATAGTGGGCAGTACCGCACAAATGTGTACCGACTGTTCGGCGGCCGGCAAGTGCCGGTCAGCCGTCGAGTTCTGCCCGGAGCAGTTCGTTGACGGTTCCTGGATCGGCGCTGCCGCCCGTGGACTGCATCACCTGCCCGACGAGGAAGTTGAGTGCGCCGTCCTCGCCCGCGTGATAGTCCTCGACCGCATCGGGGTTCTCGTCGATCGCGGTCGTGACCGCGCTCTCGATCTCGTCCTCGTCGGTGGTGCCGAGCCCCTCGCGCTCGACCACCGCGTCCGGCGAGTGTCCCTCGTCGAGCATCGCGCGCAGCACGACCTCCTCGGCGTTCTTCTCGGTGATCTCGTCCGTCTCGGCAAGTTCGATGAGATGGAGGAACTCGTCGAGTCGCCCCTCGACGTCGGCGATGGCCATGTCGCGGTAGTTGAGTTCGCCGAGGAGGCTGTCGGCGACCCACGACGCCGCCACGTCTGGATCGAACCGATCCGCGACCTGCTCGTAGAAGTCCGCGACCTCGCGGGTGGAGGTAAGTTTGCGGGCTTCGGACGAACTCAGGCCGTACTCCGCGGCGAAACGCTCGCGGCGGGCATCGGGAAGTTCAGGGATCTCGATTTCCTCGGCCCAGTCGCTGACACGGAGCACGGGGAGATCGGCCTCGGAGAAGTACCGATAATCCTTCTCTTCCTCCTTTGAGCGCATCGAGACGGTCACGCCACGTGATTCGTCCCAGTGACGGGTCTCCTGTTCGATCGTCCGATCGCGCTGGAGGGCGTTTTTCTGTCGCGTCACCTCGTAGGCGAGCGCCTGCTCGGCCCCTTTGTGGCTGGAGATGTTCTTCACTTCGGTGCGGTTGGCCGCCGCGAGCGCGTCTGGCCCGATCGCACCGTCGGCGTCGACTTCCGACTCGGGGACGAGCGAGATGTTCGCGTCGATGCGCAGCGAGCCATCTCTAGAACTGTCGAAGATGCCGAGATAGTCGAGCACCTCCTCCAGTTTGGCGAGGAACGCGCGGACCTCGTCGGGGCTCCTGAAGTCGGGCTCGGTGACGATCTCCATCAGCGGAACGCCAGCGCGGTTGTAGTCGACTCTGGTGTATTCGGCGCTGTCGATGCCGCCACCGCCGCCGGCGTGCTGGAGGCTCCCCGGGTCTTCCTCCAGATGGGCGCGTTCGATGGCGATGGTCCGTTCGTCGTCCTCGACCGTGACCGTGAGTTCGCCGTCCTGACAGATCGGCGAATCGTACTGGGTGATCTGGAAGTTCTTCGGGAGATCGGGGTAGTAGTAGTT belongs to Halococcus qingdaonensis and includes:
- the trpB gene encoding tryptophan synthase subunit beta, translating into MSNDDAEHAGEFEGYGGRHVPDPLVEPLQELADTFDGIATTDDFRAEFRAILEQFAGRPTPLFHAERLSERYGAEIYLKREDLLHGGAHKINNAVGQALLAERAGKSRLIAETGAGQHGTATAMVGALFDMDTEIYMGEKDVARQRMNVFRMRLMGAEVNEVTRGGAGLADAVDAALEDFAANVDDTHYLVGSVVGPDPFPRLVREFQSVIGREARDQFRERTGELPDAAVACVGGGSNAMGLFDAFRDDSVQFYGAEGGGEGGDSTRHAAPLAAGTDGSLHGMETRILDDETEVHSISAGLDYPGVGPEHAMFRAVGRCEYRAIPDEDALAAFRELSETEGIIPALETAHALALTREIADDHDSILVNLSGRGDKDMRTAAEQFDLG
- the gatB gene encoding Asp-tRNA(Asn)/Glu-tRNA(Gln) amidotransferase subunit GatB encodes the protein MSARAVSASDHRVVIGLEVHVQLETESKIFCGCATDFEDSEPNSHTCPTCLGLPGALPMLNEAAVEGALKLAAAIDADVPDESHFHRKNYYYPDLPKNFQITQYDSPICQDGELTVTVEDDERTIAIERAHLEEDPGSLQHAGGGGGIDSAEYTRVDYNRAGVPLMEIVTEPDFRSPDEVRAFLAKLEEVLDYLGIFDSSRDGSLRIDANISLVPESEVDADGAIGPDALAAANRTEVKNISSHKGAEQALAYEVTRQKNALQRDRTIEQETRHWDESRGVTVSMRSKEEEKDYRYFSEADLPVLRVSDWAEEIEIPELPDARRERFAAEYGLSSSEARKLTSTREVADFYEQVADRFDPDVAASWVADSLLGELNYRDMAIADVEGRLDEFLHLIELAETDEITEKNAEEVVLRAMLDEGHSPDAVVEREGLGTTDEDEIESAVTTAIDENPDAVEDYHAGEDGALNFLVGQVMQSTGGSADPGTVNELLRAELDG